The following are encoded in a window of Acidicapsa ligni genomic DNA:
- a CDS encoding DUF2252 domain-containing protein, translating into MYGPDMHWVNSEERRKRGQARRKQLARQKHSEFSAKDRLTSPLILLQRAANGRVPALVKLKYELMMVSPFGYFRGAVPVMAADLAAQPNTGLLVQLCGDAHVRNLGAYASEDGRLIFDINDFDETFRGPFEWDLKRMAASLFVAGREAGNKDGACRRAVEGFIASYCTMMRAYAAMPVLDMVRYQVSRMEQVAPVHLALQKAVRATPQHTLSQLTELVPAKPVKPVKPSKPVKPEEPGAPDAPRRFRESKPMLTRITGAKAEEVLASLAAYRRTLEPQRQHFLDQYQPVDVAFKVVGTGSVGLRDYCVYMEGNGGLDPLFLQIKEEAKSAYVPYLVDTKVARHQGQRVVDGQRFIQRGSDPFLGWTTIAGRDYLVRQLNDHKASIEIGDLNGDGLLEYAQLCGELLARGHGRSGDPQELAGYLGSGMRFASAVGDFAHAYADQTEKDWMALKRAKRVSAQTEKE; encoded by the coding sequence GTGTATGGTCCCGACATGCATTGGGTGAATTCAGAAGAGCGACGCAAGAGGGGCCAGGCGCGGCGTAAGCAACTGGCGCGGCAAAAACATAGTGAGTTTAGCGCGAAAGACCGGCTTACTTCTCCATTGATACTGTTGCAGCGCGCGGCGAATGGCCGTGTGCCCGCACTGGTGAAGCTGAAATATGAGCTGATGATGGTTTCTCCGTTCGGGTACTTTCGCGGGGCGGTGCCGGTGATGGCTGCGGACCTGGCGGCGCAACCGAATACCGGGCTGCTCGTGCAGCTTTGCGGGGACGCGCATGTGCGGAATCTCGGTGCGTATGCTTCTGAGGATGGGCGGCTGATCTTTGATATCAACGACTTCGACGAGACGTTTCGTGGGCCGTTCGAGTGGGATTTGAAGCGCATGGCAGCTTCGTTGTTCGTGGCTGGCCGTGAGGCAGGCAATAAGGATGGCGCCTGCAGGCGAGCGGTTGAGGGGTTTATTGCCAGCTATTGCACGATGATGCGCGCGTATGCGGCGATGCCGGTGCTGGATATGGTGCGCTACCAGGTAAGCCGCATGGAGCAGGTGGCTCCGGTGCATCTGGCGCTGCAAAAAGCGGTTCGCGCAACGCCGCAGCATACGCTCAGCCAGTTGACGGAGCTTGTGCCCGCTAAGCCTGTCAAGCCTGTTAAGCCGAGTAAGCCTGTCAAGCCTGAGGAGCCTGGCGCGCCGGATGCGCCGCGGCGGTTTCGCGAGAGCAAGCCGATGCTTACGCGCATAACGGGCGCAAAGGCGGAGGAGGTGCTGGCTTCGCTGGCTGCTTACAGGCGCACACTGGAGCCGCAACGGCAGCATTTTCTGGACCAGTATCAGCCTGTCGATGTGGCGTTCAAGGTGGTCGGCACGGGATCGGTCGGTTTGCGGGATTACTGCGTTTATATGGAAGGCAATGGCGGGCTTGATCCGCTGTTTTTACAGATCAAAGAAGAGGCCAAGTCAGCCTATGTGCCGTACCTTGTCGATACAAAGGTGGCACGGCACCAGGGGCAGCGGGTGGTTGATGGGCAACGATTTATTCAGAGGGGTAGCGATCCGTTTCTGGGATGGACGACGATTGCAGGGCGAGATTACCTGGTGCGTCAGTTGAACGATCACAAGGCTTCGATTGAGATCGGAGATCTGAATGGGGATGGTCTGCTGGAGTATGCGCAGCTTTGCGGCGAACTGCTGGCGCGTGGGCATGGGCGTTCGGGTGATCCGCAGGAACTGGCCGGGTACCTGGGATCGGGCATGAGGTTTGCCTCTGCGGTGGGGGATTTTGCTCATGCGTATGCGGATCAGACAGAGAAAGACTGGATGGCTTTGAAGCGAGCGAAAAGGGTTTCGGCGCAGACGGAGAAGGAATAA
- a CDS encoding UbiA family prenyltransferase, giving the protein MPAAAITAATAANTNDSMIPLCVDLDGTLVKSDTFHDALFSLLRNQPLSLLHFPSWLAGGKAKVKAEVAALAELDVEYLPYNQPVLQFLLEQHRLGRPIYLTTGADHSLANRVAVHLGFFTGVIASDGVTNMTGSHKLSGLQQRFPEFDYIGNATPDLQVLAHSREVLVANPTRSLLRGLQTQKLPITRRFQDQKAALPTILKAIRIHQWAKNILLFVPLLLSHEFSWQNAVSDIAAFVAFSFIASANYLINDLLDIESDRRHLKKRLRPFAAGDLSIPLGIATAFALVVVSCSLLPLLPGSFALWLLLYAGATSAYSFALKRIPIIDVLVLSGLYDLRMLAGAAATETPFSPWLSSFAVFLFLSLAMVKRFSELQNMKERGIEKPHGRGYMVTDLEQIRSFGTSSAYAAVVVFSLYITRPDVDAYYRHSGRLWLIVPFMLYWLNRVWLLASRGELDEDPVIFALRDRISQVIAACVAALAILATI; this is encoded by the coding sequence TTGCCCGCAGCCGCCATAACCGCAGCGACCGCCGCCAATACGAACGATTCGATGATTCCCCTCTGCGTGGATCTCGACGGCACCCTCGTGAAATCCGACACCTTCCACGACGCGCTTTTCTCTCTCCTGCGCAACCAGCCGCTCTCACTGCTCCATTTCCCATCGTGGCTTGCCGGAGGCAAAGCCAAAGTCAAAGCTGAAGTCGCAGCACTCGCCGAGCTCGACGTCGAATACCTGCCCTACAACCAGCCGGTACTGCAATTTCTGTTGGAACAGCACCGCCTCGGCCGCCCCATCTATCTCACGACCGGCGCCGATCACTCCCTCGCCAACCGCGTAGCCGTGCACCTTGGATTCTTCACCGGAGTCATCGCCTCCGACGGCGTCACCAATATGACCGGCAGCCACAAACTCTCCGGTCTGCAGCAGCGCTTTCCCGAGTTCGACTACATCGGCAACGCCACGCCCGACCTGCAAGTCCTGGCTCACTCTCGCGAAGTACTCGTAGCCAATCCCACGCGCAGCCTGTTGCGCGGCCTGCAAACACAAAAACTTCCAATCACCCGCCGTTTCCAGGATCAGAAAGCGGCTCTCCCCACCATCCTCAAAGCCATTCGCATTCACCAGTGGGCAAAAAACATTCTCCTCTTCGTGCCGCTGCTGCTCTCGCACGAGTTCTCCTGGCAGAACGCTGTTTCCGACATCGCCGCATTCGTCGCCTTCAGCTTCATCGCGTCCGCCAACTACCTGATCAACGATCTGCTGGACATCGAAAGCGACCGTCGCCACCTCAAAAAGCGCCTTCGACCCTTTGCCGCAGGCGATCTCTCCATCCCGCTCGGTATCGCAACCGCGTTTGCCCTGGTTGTAGTCAGTTGCTCCCTGCTGCCGCTGCTGCCCGGCAGCTTTGCCCTGTGGCTGCTGCTTTACGCCGGAGCAACTTCCGCCTATTCCTTCGCTCTCAAACGCATTCCGATCATCGATGTCCTGGTGCTCTCCGGCCTCTATGACCTGCGTATGCTCGCGGGCGCGGCAGCAACGGAAACCCCGTTTTCGCCCTGGCTCTCCAGCTTCGCCGTCTTTCTGTTCCTTTCCCTCGCCATGGTCAAGCGATTCAGCGAGCTTCAAAACATGAAAGAGCGCGGCATCGAAAAGCCCCACGGCCGGGGCTACATGGTTACCGATCTGGAGCAAATCCGCAGCTTCGGAACCTCCAGCGCCTACGCCGCTGTCGTCGTCTTTTCGCTCTACATCACCCGTCCCGACGTCGACGCCTACTATCGCCACTCCGGACGCCTCTGGCTCATCGTGCCATTCATGCTCTATTGGCTCAACCGCGTCTGGCTCCTGGCCTCTCGCGGAGAACTCGATGAAGATCCGGTGATCTTCGCCCTTCGTGATCGCATCAGTCAGGTCATTGCTGCTTGTGTTGCCGCCCTGGCCATCCTCGCAACCATCTGA
- a CDS encoding efflux RND transporter permease subunit gives MWIVRLALRRPYTFAVFALLLLIIGAVSILSMPTDIFPNINIPVVSVVWQFTGLSAQEMADRIVSNSERGMTTTVNDIEHIESQSLNGIAVIKIYFQPHVDIGSVVAEVTAISQVQLRSLPPGTTPPFIIQYNASSVPVLQLGLSGQGLSEAQLNDIGTNGIRTQLATVEGASIPYPFGGKQRQVQVDIDLHALQAKGLSPSDVVNAVSAQNLIVPSGTMKVGTYEYTIETNSAPSVVADLNNLPIRTVNGTIIYVRDVAHVRDGFPPQTNIVRVDGQRATLMSILKTGSASTLQIISDIKKKLPIVQAQMPPQLRVNALSDQSIFVRSAIDGVVREAVIAACLTGMMILIFLGSWRSTVIIAVSIPLSILSSIILLSALGETINIMTLGGLALAVGILVDDATVEIENINRNLESGKEIEQAILDGAAQIAVPALVSTLAICIVFVPMFFLSGVSRYLFAPLAEAVVFAMMASYLLSRTVVPTMAKYLLKEHTDADAEKRRTSRNPFVAFQRGFEHYFEKIRNGYLRLLTFAVDHASAFIVVFLLICVASLGLAPFLGQDFFPSVDSGAFKIHVRAHTSTRIEDTAALCDHVENAIRREIPKDEVVTIIDNIGLPYSGLNLSYSTSATVGTADADISVQLTEKHHPTDNYVNDLRDSLNREFPGVTFYVLPVDIVTQILNFGLSAPIDVQVIGPDLQHNRTFAEHLLNDIKYVPGTVDSHIQQPFDAPKFTVNVDRTRAQDVGLSQKDIATSLLVALSGSFQTTPNFYLDPRNGVSYNIATQSPQYNIQSVADLQSLPVTISSGTGAAPAMPSGSSPTGAPGSPQSVQVLGNLASIVPGTELGTVSHYDIQPVLDIYSNVNGTDLGSITRAINTIVEKHKKELPRGSQVVLRGQSETMIKSYIGLLAGLAFSILLVYLLIVINFQSWLDPFLIISALPAAIAGIVWFLFLTGTRLSVPALTGTIMCMGVATANSILVVSFAREQLEALVGDARKAALNAGFVRFRPVLMTALAMIIGMVPMALGLGDGGEQNAPLGRAVIGGLMLATVATLFFVPTFFSALHGRIERKARSKREKTQGSTTPYEQFPESI, from the coding sequence ATGTGGATTGTCCGGCTTGCGTTACGGCGCCCTTACACCTTCGCCGTATTTGCGCTTTTGCTTCTGATTATCGGCGCCGTCAGCATCCTCTCGATGCCGACGGATATCTTTCCGAACATCAATATCCCGGTCGTCAGCGTCGTCTGGCAGTTCACCGGACTTTCCGCGCAGGAGATGGCCGACCGCATCGTCAGCAACAGCGAGCGCGGCATGACCACCACGGTCAACGACATCGAACACATTGAGTCTCAATCGCTCAATGGTATTGCGGTCATCAAGATCTACTTCCAGCCGCATGTGGACATTGGTTCAGTCGTCGCCGAGGTTACCGCCATCAGCCAGGTGCAGCTTCGTTCCCTGCCTCCTGGAACCACTCCGCCGTTCATCATTCAGTACAACGCGTCGAGCGTTCCAGTCCTGCAACTCGGCCTTTCCGGACAGGGGCTTTCCGAAGCGCAGCTCAATGACATCGGGACAAACGGCATCCGCACCCAGCTTGCAACAGTGGAAGGCGCGTCGATTCCCTACCCCTTCGGCGGTAAGCAGCGTCAGGTACAGGTCGATATCGATTTGCACGCGCTGCAGGCAAAAGGACTCTCACCCAGCGACGTTGTCAACGCCGTCTCCGCGCAGAATCTGATCGTGCCCTCCGGTACCATGAAGGTTGGCACATACGAATACACCATCGAGACCAACTCCGCGCCCTCGGTGGTCGCCGACCTGAACAACCTCCCCATTCGCACGGTGAATGGCACAATCATTTACGTGCGGGATGTAGCCCACGTACGCGACGGCTTTCCGCCACAGACCAACATTGTGCGCGTCGATGGCCAGCGTGCCACATTGATGTCGATCCTGAAGACCGGTTCAGCATCCACGCTGCAAATCATCTCCGATATCAAGAAAAAACTTCCCATCGTCCAGGCGCAGATGCCTCCGCAGTTGCGGGTTAACGCGCTCTCCGATCAGTCCATCTTCGTCCGCTCCGCCATCGATGGAGTGGTCCGCGAAGCGGTTATCGCCGCCTGCCTCACCGGCATGATGATCCTCATCTTCCTCGGGAGCTGGCGCTCTACCGTCATCATTGCCGTCTCTATTCCGCTGTCCATTCTCAGCTCGATCATCCTGCTCTCGGCGCTCGGCGAAACCATCAACATCATGACCCTCGGCGGTCTGGCCCTGGCCGTCGGCATCCTCGTTGACGATGCCACCGTCGAAATCGAAAACATCAATCGCAACCTGGAGTCCGGTAAGGAAATCGAGCAGGCCATCCTCGACGGCGCTGCGCAGATCGCCGTCCCCGCGCTCGTGTCAACTCTCGCCATCTGCATCGTCTTCGTACCCATGTTCTTCCTGAGCGGCGTTTCGCGTTATCTCTTCGCACCGCTCGCAGAAGCCGTGGTTTTCGCCATGATGGCCAGCTACCTGCTCTCCCGTACCGTCGTGCCAACGATGGCCAAGTACCTGCTCAAAGAGCACACCGATGCCGACGCAGAGAAGCGCAGGACCAGCCGTAATCCCTTCGTCGCCTTCCAGCGCGGCTTCGAACATTACTTTGAAAAAATCCGCAACGGCTATCTGCGCCTGCTTACCTTCGCAGTTGATCATGCGAGCGCGTTCATCGTGGTGTTTCTGCTCATCTGCGTCGCTTCTCTGGGATTGGCTCCCTTCCTCGGGCAGGATTTCTTCCCGTCCGTCGATTCCGGCGCCTTCAAAATCCACGTCCGTGCTCATACCAGCACCCGTATTGAAGACACCGCAGCCCTCTGCGACCACGTAGAAAACGCCATCCGCCGCGAAATCCCCAAGGATGAAGTCGTCACCATCATCGACAACATCGGGCTGCCCTATTCGGGATTGAACCTTTCGTACTCCACCTCTGCGACCGTCGGCACCGCCGATGCCGATATCTCCGTGCAGCTCACGGAGAAGCATCACCCCACCGACAACTACGTCAATGATCTCCGCGACTCCCTCAACCGCGAGTTCCCCGGCGTGACCTTCTACGTTCTGCCCGTGGATATCGTTACCCAGATCCTCAACTTTGGCCTCTCGGCTCCGATTGACGTCCAGGTCATCGGCCCTGACCTGCAGCACAACCGCACCTTCGCCGAGCATCTCCTCAACGACATAAAGTACGTGCCCGGCACCGTCGACAGCCACATCCAGCAGCCCTTCGACGCGCCGAAGTTCACAGTGAATGTTGACCGCACCCGCGCTCAGGACGTCGGCCTCAGCCAGAAGGACATCGCAACCAGTCTCCTCGTGGCCTTGAGCGGCAGCTTCCAGACCACTCCAAACTTCTATCTCGATCCCAGGAACGGCGTCTCGTACAACATCGCCACCCAGTCGCCGCAATACAACATCCAGTCCGTTGCCGACTTGCAGAGCCTGCCTGTCACCATCTCCTCCGGCACTGGCGCCGCGCCCGCCATGCCCTCCGGCAGCAGCCCGACCGGAGCACCCGGCAGCCCGCAGTCCGTGCAGGTTCTCGGCAACCTCGCCTCTATCGTTCCCGGTACTGAACTTGGAACTGTCAGCCATTACGACATCCAACCCGTGCTCGATATCTACTCCAACGTCAATGGCACCGATCTCGGCAGCATCACCCGCGCGATCAATACCATCGTCGAGAAGCACAAAAAAGAGTTGCCGCGTGGATCCCAGGTCGTCCTCCGCGGACAAAGCGAAACCATGATCAAGTCCTATATAGGACTGCTTGCCGGACTGGCCTTCTCCATCCTGCTGGTCTACCTGCTGATCGTGATCAACTTCCAGTCGTGGCTTGATCCGTTCCTGATCATCTCCGCACTGCCCGCAGCCATCGCTGGCATCGTCTGGTTCCTCTTTCTCACCGGAACCCGTCTCAGCGTTCCCGCTCTCACCGGCACCATCATGTGCATGGGCGTCGCAACGGCAAACTCGATCCTGGTCGTCAGCTTCGCCCGGGAACAGCTCGAAGCACTGGTCGGGGATGCTCGCAAAGCCGCCCTCAACGCCGGCTTCGTCCGCTTCCGCCCCGTTCTCATGACCGCTCTGGCCATGATCATCGGCATGGTCCCGATGGCACTCGGTCTAGGCGATGGCGGCGAGCAGAATGCTCCCCTCGGCCGCGCCGTTATCGGCGGCCTGATGCTGGCCACAGTCGCTACGCTCTTCTTCGTCCCAACCTTCTTCTCCGCCCTGCACGGCCGTATCGAACGCAAAGCCCGCAGCAAGCGTGAAAAGACCCAGGGCAGCACCACCCCTTACGAACAGTTCCCGGAGTCCATATGA
- a CDS encoding efflux RND transporter periplasmic adaptor subunit: protein MSAETNNARTNPSQNAPAHDAPSSEHHESAPEQKPIKAGHAITAVVVLLLVLGILAVVGILPRQHAMAALATHTNEQAAPSVIAIAPKPGQPVQVIILPGNVTSFTDAPIYARTAGYLTKWYFDIGARVKKGALLAEIASPEVDQQLAQAQADLNTAEANANNARIQAGRYKDLVASNAVSQQDTDTFVNQASSTSAQVKSAEANVQRLKELTSFEKIYAPFDGVVTARNVDVGQLIDTGAAKELFHMQAVQTLRVYTNLPSVFSGSIKKGETIDLTLVEHPGQVTHGKLVRTADAIDPVSRTLLVEIDVDNRDGKLLAGSLAQVHFNVNPVGNAFVLPVSALIFRNQGLQVGIVKGDTAHTVPVTIGQDDGRTVQVITGITKDDKVIQDPPDSLIDGEKVHVLTPQEIQTARGGN from the coding sequence ATGAGCGCCGAAACGAATAACGCACGCACGAATCCTTCTCAAAACGCCCCAGCTCATGATGCTCCTTCAAGTGAGCATCATGAATCTGCGCCCGAGCAGAAGCCCATCAAGGCCGGTCACGCCATCACCGCCGTGGTCGTGCTCCTCCTGGTGCTTGGCATCCTGGCAGTCGTAGGCATTCTGCCGCGCCAGCACGCCATGGCTGCTCTGGCCACTCATACCAATGAGCAGGCCGCACCGTCGGTTATCGCCATCGCCCCCAAGCCCGGTCAACCGGTCCAGGTCATCATCCTTCCGGGCAATGTGACTTCCTTCACCGACGCTCCTATCTACGCCCGCACCGCCGGATACCTGACCAAGTGGTACTTCGACATCGGCGCCAGGGTGAAAAAAGGCGCGCTTCTCGCTGAAATCGCCAGCCCTGAAGTGGACCAGCAACTCGCCCAGGCTCAGGCTGACCTGAACACCGCCGAGGCCAATGCCAACAACGCCCGCATCCAGGCCGGTCGCTACAAGGACCTCGTCGCATCCAACGCCGTCTCGCAACAGGACACGGATACGTTTGTAAACCAGGCATCATCCACTTCCGCCCAGGTCAAGTCCGCGGAAGCCAATGTCCAACGCCTCAAGGAGCTAACCTCCTTTGAAAAAATCTACGCACCCTTTGACGGCGTAGTCACCGCCCGCAACGTCGATGTAGGCCAACTCATCGACACCGGAGCCGCCAAAGAACTCTTCCACATGCAAGCCGTGCAGACCCTCCGTGTCTACACCAACCTGCCATCCGTCTTCTCCGGTTCCATCAAGAAGGGCGAGACCATCGACCTCACCCTGGTCGAACATCCCGGCCAGGTAACTCACGGCAAACTTGTGCGCACCGCCGACGCGATCGACCCCGTCAGCCGAACATTGCTCGTAGAGATCGATGTCGACAACCGCGACGGCAAGCTTCTCGCCGGCAGCCTCGCCCAGGTTCACTTCAACGTCAACCCTGTCGGCAATGCCTTCGTGCTTCCCGTTTCCGCGCTGATCTTCCGTAACCAGGGCCTGCAGGTCGGCATAGTCAAAGGCGACACCGCCCACACCGTACCCGTCACCATCGGCCAGGACGATGGCCGCACCGTACAGGTCATCACCGGTATCACCAAGGACGACAAGGTCATCCAGGATCCTCCAGACTCCCTGATCGATGGCGAAAAAGTCCACGTCCTGACACCGCAGGAAATCCAGACCGCCCGGGGAGGCAACTAA
- a CDS encoding efflux transporter outer membrane subunit, which translates to MGTPKTVLDLPLSTKDRAPHFLRSNSTQKMGPASLALSASALLLLTLAISGCKPVGPNYQRPAPATETPALYKETGASNVPPPPNPANGSWSPANPSDGMLKGKWWEIYNDPQLNQYEERIATYNQSLHAALETYFAAREQVRIARAAFYPTLSAGPGVNHAKVSSHRPLTIPATSTITNYNDLTLEGQASWEPDFWGKIRRTVESAKAAAQASNADLANVELSLESELAEDYFELRGLDTQKQLLDSDIKALNDQLDLTRRRLKGGIGTGVDVAQALTQLDTERAQLIDVGIARTEFEHAIGSIAYYKLSDFNIAADPLEMGSKTVLPTVPTGLPSQLLERRPDIAAAERRAALANAQIGVAISAFYPTITLGGGGGFESTHGGTWLQGPSSLWSLGGQASELLIDGGLRHAVTQQARDNFEANASTYKNTIVVAFQEVEDKLSDLRILEQEEEAERAAVADAQNSLDISNQRYKGGVTSYLEVTTAENTLIQNQRTEANLKSEQYAKTVELIRSLGGGWDTTQIPK; encoded by the coding sequence ATGGGCACTCCCAAAACGGTTCTGGATTTGCCCCTATCGACAAAAGATAGGGCACCCCATTTTTTGCGAAGTAACTCCACGCAAAAGATGGGGCCGGCAAGTCTCGCCCTTTCCGCGTCAGCGCTTCTTCTCCTGACTCTGGCCATCTCCGGATGCAAGCCCGTAGGCCCCAACTACCAGCGCCCCGCCCCCGCGACAGAAACCCCAGCGCTCTATAAAGAGACCGGTGCGTCCAATGTCCCTCCGCCGCCCAATCCGGCGAATGGCTCCTGGAGCCCGGCTAATCCCTCGGACGGCATGCTGAAAGGCAAGTGGTGGGAAATCTACAACGATCCCCAGCTCAACCAGTATGAAGAGCGCATCGCCACCTACAATCAGAGCCTTCACGCCGCGCTCGAAACCTACTTCGCCGCCCGCGAACAGGTCCGCATAGCCCGCGCCGCCTTTTATCCGACGCTCTCTGCCGGACCCGGCGTAAATCACGCCAAAGTCTCGTCCCATCGGCCACTCACCATCCCGGCAACATCCACGATCACCAACTACAACGACCTCACCCTGGAAGGTCAGGCATCCTGGGAACCGGATTTCTGGGGCAAGATTCGCCGCACCGTGGAGTCGGCAAAAGCTGCCGCTCAAGCCAGCAATGCTGACCTCGCCAACGTCGAGCTCAGCCTTGAATCCGAGCTCGCCGAAGATTACTTTGAATTGCGCGGCCTCGACACGCAAAAGCAACTCCTCGACTCCGATATCAAGGCACTCAACGATCAGCTCGACCTGACCCGCCGACGCCTCAAAGGCGGTATCGGCACCGGAGTCGACGTAGCCCAGGCTCTCACTCAGCTCGATACAGAGCGCGCCCAGCTCATCGACGTCGGCATCGCCCGTACCGAGTTTGAACACGCCATCGGCAGCATCGCCTACTACAAACTCTCCGATTTCAATATCGCAGCCGATCCGCTTGAGATGGGCTCCAAAACAGTGCTTCCCACCGTCCCGACAGGTCTGCCCTCACAACTCCTTGAGCGCCGCCCTGACATCGCTGCAGCGGAGCGCCGCGCCGCCCTGGCCAACGCGCAGATCGGCGTCGCCATCTCGGCCTTCTATCCCACCATCACCCTCGGCGGCGGTGGCGGCTTTGAAAGCACCCACGGCGGCACCTGGCTGCAAGGCCCCAGCTCACTGTGGTCGCTCGGCGGCCAGGCATCGGAACTGCTCATCGACGGCGGTCTGCGCCATGCCGTCACCCAGCAGGCACGCGACAATTTTGAAGCCAACGCCTCAACCTACAAAAACACAATCGTCGTAGCCTTCCAGGAAGTCGAAGACAAGCTCTCCGACCTGCGCATTCTCGAGCAGGAAGAAGAAGCCGAACGCGCGGCAGTCGCCGACGCGCAAAACTCGCTCGACATCTCCAACCAGCGCTACAAAGGCGGCGTTACCAGCTATCTCGAAGTCACAACCGCCGAAAACACGCTGATCCAGAACCAGCGCACGGAAGCCAACCTCAAGAGCGAGCAATACGCCAAAACCGTAGAGCTGATTCGCTCCCTGGGCGGCGGCTGGGACACCACCCAGATCCCGAAATAG
- the glpK gene encoding glycerol kinase GlpK gives MSYILSLDQGTTSSRAILFNHAGAIVAVAQQEFKQIYPKPGWVEHDPMEILTSQMSCAVQALVRAGIEPHDVAALGITNQRETVIVWDRETGKPVYNAIVWQDRRGAGHCEQLVKDGAEPSVREKTGLVLDPYFSATKVTWILDNVAGVRERAEAGKLAMGTVDSWLIWNLTNGEGKQPIHVTDQTNASRTLLYNIVKGEWDEEMLRMFRIPASMLPEVRWSSERIAEVNTSLGLGGIVIGGIAGDQQAALFGQLCFRAGEAKNTYGTGCFLLQNIGTGFLQSKNRLITTLAASADRRLEYALEGSIFIGGAVVQWLRDNLKLIHSSAEVELLAASVPDTDGVVFVPAFVGLGAPHWDPHASGLLIGLTRNTQPGHIARAALESIAFQVADALEAMQQDSVAGTGTKLPALRVDGGAAVNDLMMQFQADLLGVPVLRPKVTETTALGAAYLAGLATGFWSGESELRAQRTDDVRFEPGMGSGMDSGKVAERRGRWKEAVGRSRRWNG, from the coding sequence ATGTCTTACATTCTTTCGCTGGATCAGGGAACGACGAGTTCTCGCGCTATTCTTTTCAATCATGCCGGGGCGATTGTTGCGGTGGCGCAGCAGGAGTTCAAGCAGATTTATCCCAAGCCGGGATGGGTCGAGCATGACCCGATGGAGATTTTGACTTCGCAGATGAGCTGCGCGGTGCAGGCGTTGGTGCGTGCGGGAATTGAGCCGCATGATGTCGCGGCACTGGGTATTACAAATCAGCGCGAGACGGTGATTGTGTGGGACAGAGAGACAGGCAAACCGGTCTACAACGCGATTGTGTGGCAGGATCGGCGCGGGGCCGGGCATTGCGAACAATTGGTTAAGGATGGAGCCGAACCCTCTGTTCGCGAGAAGACCGGACTGGTGCTGGACCCGTATTTTTCGGCGACAAAAGTGACGTGGATTCTGGATAACGTGGCAGGCGTGCGGGAGCGGGCTGAAGCGGGCAAGTTGGCAATGGGTACGGTGGATAGCTGGCTGATCTGGAATCTGACGAATGGCGAAGGCAAACAGCCGATCCATGTCACGGACCAGACGAATGCTTCGCGGACGCTGCTCTACAACATTGTGAAGGGTGAGTGGGATGAAGAGATGCTGCGGATGTTCCGGATTCCGGCGAGCATGCTGCCGGAGGTGCGGTGGTCAAGTGAGCGGATCGCGGAGGTCAATACTTCGCTGGGGCTGGGCGGCATTGTCATTGGCGGTATTGCGGGCGATCAGCAGGCGGCGTTGTTTGGGCAGCTTTGCTTTCGTGCCGGTGAGGCGAAGAACACTTACGGGACCGGGTGTTTTCTATTACAGAACATCGGGACTGGATTTTTGCAGTCGAAGAACCGGTTGATTACTACGCTGGCGGCGAGTGCGGATCGCAGGCTGGAGTACGCACTTGAGGGCAGCATTTTTATTGGTGGCGCGGTGGTGCAGTGGTTGCGCGACAATCTCAAGCTGATCCATTCATCGGCGGAGGTGGAGTTATTGGCGGCTTCTGTGCCGGATACGGATGGAGTGGTATTTGTGCCGGCGTTTGTGGGACTGGGTGCTCCGCATTGGGATCCTCATGCAAGCGGTCTGCTGATTGGACTGACGCGCAACACGCAGCCGGGGCATATTGCGCGGGCTGCGCTGGAGAGCATTGCTTTTCAAGTGGCGGATGCGTTGGAAGCTATGCAGCAGGATTCGGTGGCGGGCACGGGAACGAAGCTGCCCGCGTTGCGCGTGGACGGCGGGGCGGCGGTGAATGACCTGATGATGCAGTTTCAGGCGGATTTGCTGGGGGTTCCGGTGCTGCGGCCGAAGGTGACGGAGACTACGGCGCTGGGAGCGGCGTATCTGGCGGGGCTGGCTACCGGATTCTGGAGCGGTGAAAGCGAGTTGCGGGCGCAGCGGACGGATGATGTTCGCTTTGAACCTGGTATGGGTTCGGGAATGGATTCAGGGAAGGTTGCCGAGCGGCGTGGGCGATGGAAAGAGGCTGTAGGGCGGTCGCGGCGGTGGAACGGGTAA